The Desulfovibrio sp. genomic interval AGGAACTGCGCGATCTTGTCATCAACCAGCTCCCCATGATTCAGGGCGCTTCCGGCATGGACAAAGACCAGCTGGTCGCCGCGATCAAGGAAGTTCTGGGCATCACAGAGGAAAAGGACAGCGTGAGCCCCTACAAGGCTCAGATTCTGACCATGAAGGCTCAGATGAAGGAGCTGCGCGCCAAGAAGGCCGCCGAAGGCACCTCCCGCAAGGAAAAGGACATCATCCGCCGCAAGGTGAACCGCCTGAAGAAGCGCAGCCGCAACCTGGCCCAGGCTTCTTAAGCTGGCAAAACGGACGTTTTTTTCAAGCCCGGGTGAATCGATTCGCTCGGGCTTTTCGTATTACATGCCGACAGGCTCACTCCGTAGCTTGTCGAAAGCGTCAGGCTCGCCCTGAGTGCTACGGCAGAAGCCCCTCCCCCTTAAGCACCGCCATCATCACGTCCTTGCGGGCCTTGGCCTGCTCGGGACCAGCCATGTCGATGTTCAATGCGAAGAACCACGCCTCGCCCTTGCGCTCAAGCCACCCAACCCACCAACCAACGTTAGGCTCGACCCTGGCCGCCCAGCCGGTCTTGGACCTGATGACCCAGTCCTGCCCTTTGTCCTGGGCCATCATCTCCTTCACCACGTCCATGGACTTCTTTGAGAACGGCAGCCGCTCCTCATAAAGACGCTGCAGAAAATCGACCTGCTCCATCGCGCTAATCCGGAGATTCCCCTCCAGCCAGAACGTGTCCACTTCAATGCCTATGTCCGCATTGCCGTACTTCGCCGCCTCAACGTAGTGTGCCATCCGCTCCTTGCCCAACGCCCTGGCGATGTGCTGGTAAACAGGCACGCTGGAAGCCGCAAAGGCTTCGCTCAAAGTGAGGTCCTTGTTCCAGGCGGCCAAAGAGCGCTGCTTGCCATCCCAGGGAAAAACGGTTTCCGGCCCGGTGGCCACCCCGGTTCCAAGGCAATCAGGCTGTTCAGTATCTTGAAGGTGGACGCTGGCAAATACCCTGTGCGTGCCCGGGCTGTATTGTAAACCTCCATTTTGCCGGCCCCTTGCTTCATGAGCACCAGAGTCCCGTCCACCCCGGCCGCCTGAAAATTGCGACCCCAGTCCTCCCGGACGGACACGAAGGGCTGACTGTTGGCGGGGATGGCGCTGACGCAGGCAAGAAACAAGAAGGCAAGGAACAGAAGCAAACGAAATGGCATGGACATCCTCCAAAAAATTATCGCCCCGAATGGAGCGCTTTCCACAGGCAACCTCGATGCCAATCTAAAAAATTCTGTAGATTCAGATTTATAGACAGACGACCTTGATTGTCAGTGAGCCAAACGTCTTTGAAATATTGGCATTTCCATGCGATATCAGCACCAATTTTCGTCTGCTCTTTTATTCCACCATGTATCGGATTGAATCCGAACGTCCCCGGCTGTCCACCACCATAAGCCGGTGCTGCCCCGGCGTAAGTTCCAGGAAGTACGGCTCCCCAGCCTCCTTGGAAGCCACAAGAACCCCGTCCTGAAACCAGTGCAGCTCGCCCGCGTCCTGCCCGGCCTGAGCCGCAATCCCAACCCGCTGGAACTGGTCCGGGCTGCCCGGACGAAGCTTATAGACCGCCTGAGCCTTGGGAGAGGTGATGCGTGGCCCCATACCAGCCATAGCTTCCGGACAATCCGGGCTTGGTTCCGGCATCTCCGGCACGGGCATCCCCCCCAGGCGCCACCAGGCGGTGAGTTCCGCTGGATATTCGATGACCGTTTCCTGGCGGACCTTGCGCCCGTCCAGACACGCCCCGGCCACTCGCCGGCCGGTGACCGCGTCCACCAGTATGCGCTTGTGCACCGCGCACTCCCCAATCACCGTCACCCCGGGTATCACAGTCATCTTCACTCGTTGGTGGCAGTCCGGACCCGGCAGCTGTCTGGACAGGGCGCACACCTGCGTTTCAGCCAAGTTGAGCCCCTCTGTACGCGGCAAGCCAGAACCATCCGGCTCTATGGCCCTGAAGATGTCGAAAAGAAGCGGTGCGGCTTGGCGGGCCCCGGAGATCCCCTTCACCGGTTTGCCGTCCACGTTGCCAGCCCAGACCCCCACTGCATAGCGGGCCGAGAATCCCACGGCAAAGGCGTCGCGGTGGCCAAAGGAGGTGCCTGTCTTCCAGGCCACCACGGGCAAGCCCGAGGCCCGATCCGCCCCGCCCGGCAGATCCGGGCGCTCCAGACGTGAAAGAATGTCCGTGACCAAGGCGCACGATTCAGGCGAAAGTAGCCGTCTCTCCCCGCCACGGATGCGGTCTAAAATCGAGGATGGACCGTGCATGCCTCCGCGCGCCACGGTGGCGTACAGGTTGGTCAGATCCAGAAGGCTCACTTCGCCTCCTCCCAATATGAGGGAGAGGCCGTAATGGGTTGTTGGCTTGCTCAGGCTCTTGAGACCTCCGTCCAGGAGCAGCTTGTGGAACCGATCCGGTCCAGCCTGGGCCAATAGACGCACTGCCGGCGTGTTGAAGGAATATATGAGCGCTTCCTGGGCCTCCACACGGCCCCGGTATGAGCCGTCGTAGTTGTGCGGATCGTAGGCACCCAGGGTAATCGGAATGTCCAGGAGAAGGCTCTCCGGGGCGACCAAACCGTCCTGGAACGCCAGGGCGTACAGGAAGGGCTTGAGCGCCGAGCCTGGAGAACGGGGGGCTGTGGCCGCGTTCACCTTGCCCCGGCGCGATTCGTCCAGGAAATCAACTGAACCCACCAGGGCCAGTACGTCCCGGGTCTTCACGTCCAGTACAACCACGGCCGCGTTCCCGACTCCCTGGGTTCGCAGTTCCACCAGCCGGGACCGGGCCGCCTGCCGGGCCAACTCCTGAATGCGAGAGTCCACGGTGGTGCGGACATATGGGGCGCGCCCAACCTGAGCCAAAGCCATCTGAGCCAGGTGTGGCGCCACCAGCGGAGGACGCATGAATTTTTCGGGCAAGGGCTGGCCCGCAGCTTCCAGAGCCTGTTCCCTGGTTGCAGCCTTGGAAGAAACCATGGCCGCGAGCACCCCAGCCCGGGCCTGACGCGCTTCCTGGGGATGGCGTACCGGCTGGAAGCGGCGTGGAGAACGGGGGATGGCGGCAAGCAATGCCGATTCTCCCAGGGAGAGCTTGTCAGGCGACTTGCCGAAGTAGAACCAGCTGGCAGCGCCCACTCCCACTATGTTGCCCCCGAACGGGGCCAGATTGACGTAAAAACAGAGAATCTCCCGCTTGGAATAGCGCAGCTCGAGCTGCAACGCCCTGAAGCACTCGATTGCCTTGGAGGTGAAGGTGCGGGCCTTGGGTTCGGCCAAACGGGCCGTCTGCATGGTGATGGTGGAACCGCCCCGGACGATCCTGCCGGCAGCCACGTTGGCCGCCGCCGCCTTGATAAGCGAAAAAACATTCACCCCGGGATGGCTGAAGAAATGCCGGTCCTCGCTGGCCAGCACAGCATCAAGGTAGATGTCGGCTATATCCGTAAGATTCGCTGGAAAGCGCCAGTATTGGTCCCTGGCCAGAAAGAAGCGGATTGGTTCGCCCTTGGAACCAGTTACCACAGTGGCATGGGGTGGCGACAGACGCTCCACAGGGAAGGGATACAGCCGGTCCAACAGGAAAAAGACGCCCGCTGACGCACAGACCGCCAGACACGCCGCGCCGCACAGACGCGTCATGATTCTCTTGGCCTTGGAGTGCGATTGCCTCCCTTCCGGCTGGAGCTTGCCTCCAAAACCAAGGGGCTTAAGGGAAACAGACCCGGCCCCTCCCTCATGGTCAGCGGAGAGGCCGGGCCGAATATCACGCGACAAGCCGCCGTCTCCTTACTCGCCCCCGCCCTCCACGGCGAGGGTTCCAAGCCCGGTCGAGGCCTTTATCTCGGGATAGTACATGGCCTCGGCCTGAACCGGCGGCAGGGCGTAGTTGCCCGGTATCACAGCCCGGCAGAGTGTGTAGATGTCCACGGTCTTGTTCTCGGGCAGGTCCAAAAACACGTTGACCCTGTCCGCGCGGAAGTCCGCGTAGGTGGTGGCAGCGGGCTCATCCGCCATCCAGGGCAGGCGGTCCGTGGTGGCCAGGCGAGGGTTCTCCACCTCGAGCCCCGAAGGTATAAGTTGCGACACCACCACATGCGCCAGTTGCCCGGAGGTGGACCGGACGCTGGTCTTCACGACCACCACCGAACCTTGGGGCAGTTTGGCCATGTCCAGGGGTTTGCCGTCGCGGCTCAAATACTCACGTTTAACATCTATTCCCTGGGCAAAAGGCTTGTAGCTGGCAAGCTCAGGCACGCCACGGGTGTCCAAGGTGTAGAACAGCGAACCGGGCTGACAACCCTGATCCAGCGACAGGCGCAGCCCGCCCTGGTCCTTTATTCCCTTGAGAGCCAGGGTTTTGGCTGTGTCGAAACGGGCCAGGGGCTTGCTGTCTGAGACCACCTGGCCGCCGCATGCCGGCGAGGCCTGCTGCCTGGCGAAGAGCTTGCCCAGGGCCATGAACGCCATGCCGGATTCCTGGGTGGAGCAGAACTTAGCGGAATCCAGTAGCCTCGTAAGTTCCCTGGCGGTCTTGGCCGTTTCCTGGCCGGCAGGGTCAGCATCGGCAAGTGCCGCAAGTTTCAAGGCCTGGGAACGCAAGGTCGAATCAAAGATGTCGTCCTGGCGTGGTGCCGGGACCGGTTCCCCGAGACCAGTCAGCAGCCGTTCGCCTCCCTTGGCGTTTCCGGCGGCCACATAGGCCGCGCCCAGAAGGGCCTTGGCGTCCGCCGTGAGCTGCCCGGCCAATTTGTCGCGCATATGATCCATCATGCCCCGGTCTGGCTTTCCGGCCCTGGCGATCACGTAGAGTCCGTAGGCCTGGGTCTTAAGACCTCCGCCCTTGTGTTCGGCCTTCACCGCGTCCGCGATCCAGGCCAGAGCCTGCTCAAGCATCTTGCCCGGCACTTGGTACCCGGCCTTCGAGGCCTCCAACAGGAAGTGCGAGGCATACACCGAGGCCCACTCCTGTTCCGTGGAACTGCCCGGCCACATGCCGAAACCGCCCGAAGGCAGCTGCATGGAAAGGGCCCGGCTCACTCCGGCCTGGGCCTGGGCCTCGGGAGAGGACTTGGCCAGGGCCTCTGGTTCAAGCTCCCGGGCCAGATTGGCGAAGTACAGAAGCGGGAAGGATTTGGACACGGTCTGTTCCATGCAGCCGTACGGGTAGCCCAGAAGCGCGTCGAGCTTGCCCGAGTAGCGCACCAGCGGGAAGCGCCCAATGCGCAGGTCCCTGGTAACGGTCCCAGGCAAGAGACCCTGGGCGCTTGCGGCCGGGAAGTCCACTTCCTGGCCTTGGTTTGCACCATCGAGTATGCTGCTGACCGCCGGCAGGGGAGAGCGCACGAACAACTCTGTGCGTGCGTCCGTTGTCTCGCTGTTACCCGATGCCGCAACCGAGAGCGTAGCCACTCCCTCAGTCGAGCTGGTCTTCACCGCCACGAACACGGTCCGTTCCTTGCCCTTGGGGATGGCCACGGGTTCAGGAACCTTGGCAACAGCCATGGCACCGGATGCCTCAAGCCGTATACTGAATGATCCGTCGGAACCGGTGTCGTTTCGTATGGTCATGGGCAGACGCATGGTCTCACCGGTCTGGGCGAAGCGCGGGAACGTCGGCAGGAGCACCAGCGGACTGCGCACCCGTGTTATGTGCTGGGACGAGCCGAAGCGGTTACCACTGACAGCCACGGCCATCACCCGGAGCGCGCCCTGGAATTGCGGAACGTCGATGGTCCACTGCACCCGACCGCGCGCATCAGCCTTGAGCGGACCGGACCAGAAGGCCACGGACTTGTCGCCCTGGGGTGATTCGGTTCGCAGATAGCGGCTCCAGTCATCGCCGCCCGCCGGAGACTTGGCGACCTGGGATTTCACTTCCGGCAGGAGCATGGCCCAGGTGTCGAAGGAGGATACTTCCAGGCCGCGCTTGGCGTAGAACGACGCCCAGGGGTCCGGGGTCTTCTGGGCGATGAGCTGCAGGATGCCTTCGTCAACGGCGGACAGGGTCACCACGGCCCCGGGATCAGCCTGGGCGATGATGGTCAGAGGTGTTTTGGGGCGTATCTGCTCTGGCGCGAGAATGGCCACCTTCTGGCGCCCGGCCTCGCGGCCGACGCCAACAGAGATTGAGCCGAAAGCGCGCCCGGTTTCACCGGGGCGCACGTCCGCGCCCTTTCGGACCAGAACGCCCGTTACATACACGTTGGGGCTGTAGCCCGCCTTGATGGGTACGCTCACCTCGCCGGTATTGGCCGGCAGGTCCACCAGGATCACGTCCTGGACGCCGGTCGACTCCACGGTGAGCAGCAGCTTGCCGGGAAATGGCGCCCTGACCTGGAGCTTGGCCGTTTCGCCAGGCAGATAGTCGGCCTTGGCCGAGACGAATTCCAGTTTGGCCGCGTTTTCCATGGCCCAGGGGTTGTACCCCTGTCCCTCGGCCCAGAAGCCGAGCTGTGCGGCCGCACCGGTTGCCGGCTCCTTGAGCACCAGACGGTAACTGCCGAATTTGGGCGGTGTCAGGCTCACCTGCCCCTTGGA includes:
- the pbpC gene encoding penicillin-binding protein 1C → MSRDIRPGLSADHEGGAGSVSLKPLGFGGKLQPEGRQSHSKAKRIMTRLCGAACLAVCASAGVFFLLDRLYPFPVERLSPPHATVVTGSKGEPIRFFLARDQYWRFPANLTDIADIYLDAVLASEDRHFFSHPGVNVFSLIKAAAANVAAGRIVRGGSTITMQTARLAEPKARTFTSKAIECFRALQLELRYSKREILCFYVNLAPFGGNIVGVGAASWFYFGKSPDKLSLGESALLAAIPRSPRRFQPVRHPQEARQARAGVLAAMVSSKAATREQALEAAGQPLPEKFMRPPLVAPHLAQMALAQVGRAPYVRTTVDSRIQELARQAARSRLVELRTQGVGNAAVVVLDVKTRDVLALVGSVDFLDESRRGKVNAATAPRSPGSALKPFLYALAFQDGLVAPESLLLDIPITLGAYDPHNYDGSYRGRVEAQEALIYSFNTPAVRLLAQAGPDRFHKLLLDGGLKSLSKPTTHYGLSLILGGGEVSLLDLTNLYATVARGGMHGPSSILDRIRGGERRLLSPESCALVTDILSRLERPDLPGGADRASGLPVVAWKTGTSFGHRDAFAVGFSARYAVGVWAGNVDGKPVKGISGARQAAPLLFDIFRAIEPDGSGLPRTEGLNLAETQVCALSRQLPGPDCHQRVKMTVIPGVTVIGECAVHKRILVDAVTGRRVAGACLDGRKVRQETVIEYPAELTAWWRLGGMPVPEMPEPSPDCPEAMAGMGPRITSPKAQAVYKLRPGSPDQFQRVGIAAQAGQDAGELHWFQDGVLVASKEAGEPYFLELTPGQHRLMVVDSRGRSDSIRYMVE
- a CDS encoding class D beta-lactamase; amino-acid sequence: MATGPETVFPWDGKQRSLAAWNKDLTLSEAFAASSVPVYQHIARALGKERMAHYVEAAKYGNADIGIEVDTFWLEGNLRISAMEQVDFLQRLYEERLPFSKKSMDVVKEMMAQDKGQDWVIRSKTGWAARVEPNVGWWVGWLERKGEAWFFALNIDMAGPEQAKARKDVMMAVLKGEGLLP
- a CDS encoding alpha-2-macroglobulin family protein: MSQSGHPSSVKNLVIAILLLIVGIQGYFLLKSPEVTKQEQASSQTSTPASGQKAQAPEKGQSANSGAVEAVSFQQRRDEVFIAFNKPVGEEESSGDISNPPFDIDPPVPGQWNWMGPYVLKFKPSGKNAFDRSTTYTFTARSERFLPKGETLAGRTVFDIKGYGLRVYEWNVELDPVSGKPGQYSIVWTLRFNGMVKPKDVLQGFKLIDPKLGDASPVALTASQEDEEGSSSLKLVSAPVVGEAKARTFTLLGDKDKIVSMEGSKLEQTIVLSVPVVHSMALEAFAPKKQERESQAWLFTFSAKTDPEEFKRRVMIEPAVENLSISSESGAGILVSGGFKPGAAYSVTLPKGLTALSGAALEKDAKFSLKIPDLAPSAKFAQQGMYLPRSGSRNVAVESVNVKAAQVQIERVYRNNIFFALNYYDYSFYNDEGYPEEVLPYLGDTLDNFSMPLKAPRNLPQVTPLNVEEHVKGQEPGLYKITVSAEGRSGPGGQKWMLVTDLGIAAKLGHDDLLVWVASYKDASPVAGARVKVVSTKNQVLFQGVTDARGVWRATGLADLPEDKQLFMVTVEKDTDYAFMQFERLKTDMTGYDISGVEVAQAGYQAFLWGERDIYRPGETVSGAVAVRDTKLATPPPMPVKLRWTDPQGRELAVENVKTDTQGMALFSRTIPVHQLTGPYILEALAGDEPIGQYRFEVEDFKPDRISTEVKPETERASPGKDLAYAVEGRYLFGAPAAGLAVETQVSLTPAPFTPKGYEAYVFGDPERTFDPITMPRENGSLDDEGRATFKAAIPEGLKPPAALVAVISGRVSEAGGRGVAARVKMLVDAYPRYPGIKKLGESGLKPGQPQVFEYVVVDGLGQEAQATTLVAELYEDRWQTVLRRSDDGQGFKYETKRDAKLVERREIANAGSKGQVSLTPPKFGSYRLVLKEPATGAAAQLGFWAEGQGYNPWAMENAAKLEFVSAKADYLPGETAKLQVRAPFPGKLLLTVESTGVQDVILVDLPANTGEVSVPIKAGYSPNVYVTGVLVRKGADVRPGETGRAFGSISVGVGREAGRQKVAILAPEQIRPKTPLTIIAQADPGAVVTLSAVDEGILQLIAQKTPDPWASFYAKRGLEVSSFDTWAMLLPEVKSQVAKSPAGGDDWSRYLRTESPQGDKSVAFWSGPLKADARGRVQWTIDVPQFQGALRVMAVAVSGNRFGSSQHITRVRSPLVLLPTFPRFAQTGETMRLPMTIRNDTGSDGSFSIRLEASGAMAVAKVPEPVAIPKGKERTVFVAVKTSSTEGVATLSVAASGNSETTDARTELFVRSPLPAVSSILDGANQGQEVDFPAASAQGLLPGTVTRDLRIGRFPLVRYSGKLDALLGYPYGCMEQTVSKSFPLLYFANLARELEPEALAKSSPEAQAQAGVSRALSMQLPSGGFGMWPGSSTEQEWASVYASHFLLEASKAGYQVPGKMLEQALAWIADAVKAEHKGGGLKTQAYGLYVIARAGKPDRGMMDHMRDKLAGQLTADAKALLGAAYVAAGNAKGGERLLTGLGEPVPAPRQDDIFDSTLRSQALKLAALADADPAGQETAKTARELTRLLDSAKFCSTQESGMAFMALGKLFARQQASPACGGQVVSDSKPLARFDTAKTLALKGIKDQGGLRLSLDQGCQPGSLFYTLDTRGVPELASYKPFAQGIDVKREYLSRDGKPLDMAKLPQGSVVVVKTSVRSTSGQLAHVVVSQLIPSGLEVENPRLATTDRLPWMADEPAATTYADFRADRVNVFLDLPENKTVDIYTLCRAVIPGNYALPPVQAEAMYYPEIKASTGLGTLAVEGGGE